One window of Magallana gigas chromosome 2, xbMagGiga1.1, whole genome shotgun sequence genomic DNA carries:
- the LOC105341030 gene encoding spartin: MAECQMEREPRGARARPPRPPPLTQSRDSVTDAKTFQKLHDSAYKYINKGLASDEVSNIQEAIANYQRGLENISKGLEINVESLNCSEDEKNDLKMMQQKMTKTKLQIEYRIQSLTQTTNGVSDSVEVEAPPSYEESISSPGSISEEAFLSLGDSIMGEQSNDDSLSANAEEIFGIPDGVQIFYITKEGFVSAPSYPSSLKMVRFTEPPPAEDQNRPPAFLKVDNWIYPLVPGMSPALHATNGSYIFPDVTANAEGSSVGLLLPPDATPSQRHQFEQTLASLTALLDQTMPTAPPMEQEPSAPPMEAEMEDIREPAKVGVTVSEVEVKERTEDGTSTKIAKGITVASQWISWGLEKGSEKAGHFIRVGSSKIREHLHPEQAKPIDPKVQRGAEYARKGAHVAVSVSSYLVTKLGQATVAVAKEMAPHIRKHGQKLLPDSIKSKTPAPGSNSKVDKVVDGAVEVAASGLKGFGTVYMSLESAAKALAKNLANETVTVVNHKYGSEAAKLSENALYAVGNVAMTAYNVDNLGVKAIAKRAAKDTGKELVKDIHNEWKGASKPPSMNYSSLNDHQHKK, from the exons ATGGCAGAATGCCAAATGGAGCGGGAACCAAGGGGAGCAAGAGCGAGACCTCCAAGGCCTCCACCCCTTACCCAGAGCAGAGACAGTGTGACGGATGCAAAGACATTTCAGAAGCTTCATGATTCtgcatataaatatatcaataaaggACTTGCCTCAGACGAGGTGTCAAACATCCAAGAAGCCATAGCTAACTACCAGAGAGGTCTGGAGAATATCAGCAAAGGGCTAGAAATAAATGTGGAGAGTTTGAATTGTTCCGAAGATGAGAAAAATGACTTAAAAATGATGCAGCAGAAAATGACCAAAACAAAACTTCAGATTGAATACCGCATTCAGTCTCTGACACAGACAACAAACGGAGTCTCCGATTCAGTGGAAGTTGAGGCCCCACCATCTTATGAAGAATCCATCTCATCCCCTGGGTCTATTTCAGAGGAGGCATTCCTTTCTTTAGGTGACTCAATTATGGGTGAACAATCAAATGACGATTCTCTCTCTGCAAATGCAGAGGAAATATTTGGTATACCTGATGGGGTACAGATTTTCTACATTACCAAGGAAGGGTTTGTCAGTGCACCCTCCTATCCATCGTCCCTCAAAATGGTCCGCTTCACTGAACCCCCACCGGCAGAAGATCAGAACCGACCTCCAGCCTTTCTCAAAGTTGATAACTGGATATACCCTCTTGTCCCTGGGATGTCCCCTGCTTTACATGCAACAAATGGGTCATACATTTTCCCAGATGTAACAGCTAATGCAGAAG GATCTTCTGTTGGGTTGCTGTTACCTCCAGATGCTACCCCGAGTCAGAGACATCAGTTTGAGCAAACTCTGGCCTCCCTGACAGCTCTGCTGGATCAGACTATGCCTACTGCTCCACCCATGGAGCAGGAACCTTCAGCCCCTCCCATGGAAGCAGAAATGGAAGACATCCGAGAACCTGCAAAGG TGGGTGTCACGGTGTCTGAAGTAGAGGTGAAGGAGAGGACTGAAGACGGCACATCCACCAAAATAGCCAAGGGTATTACAGTAG CTTCACAGTGGATCTCTTGGGGTTTAGAGAAAGGATCAGAAAAGGCCGGACATTTTATCAGGGTAGGGTCTAGCAAAATAAGAGAGCACCTGCATCCAGAACAGGCCAAACCCATCGACCCCAAGGTACAGAGGGGGGCTGAGTACGCCAGAAAGGGAGCCCATGTCGCTGTATCTGTCAGCTCGTACCTGG TGACCAAATTGGGCCAAGCCACAGTGGCAGTAGCAAAAGAAATGGCCCCTCACATCCGTAAACATGGCCAGAAACTCCTGCCTGACTCCATCAAAAGCAAGACCCCGGCCCCTGGCAGTAATTCCAAGGTGGACAAAGTTGTAGACGGGGCGGTGGAGGTCGCCGCCTCAGGTCTTAAAG GTTTTGGTACAGTTTACATGTCACTGGAGTCAGCAGCTAAAGCCCTGGCCAAGAATCTGGCGAATGAAACAGTCACAGTGGTCAACCACAA GTATGGAAGTGAAGCCGCTAAATTGTCAGAGAACGCGCTGTATGCAGTGGGAAATGTTGCCATGACAGCGTACAATGTGGATAATCTGGGAGTGAAGGCCATAGCTAAGCGGGCCGCAAAAGACACTGGCAAGGAACTTGTGAAAGATATACACAACGAGTGGAAAGGTGCCAGCAAGCCTCCCAGTATGAATTACTCCTCTTTGAATGACCACCAACACAAGAAGTGA